In Janibacter sp. CX7, a single genomic region encodes these proteins:
- a CDS encoding CsbD family protein: protein MGIGDKIENAKDQLAGKAKGAAGDATDNEDLQAEGQVQETKGDLKAAGEKVKDAFK, encoded by the coding sequence ATGGGCATCGGCGACAAGATCGAGAACGCCAAGGACCAGCTCGCCGGCAAGGCGAAGGGTGCCGCGGGCGACGCCACCGACAACGAGGACCTGCAGGCCGAGGGCCAGGTCCAGGAGACCAAGGGCGACCTCAAGGCCGCCGGCGAGAAGGTCAAGGACGCCTTCAAGTGA
- the smpB gene encoding SsrA-binding protein SmpB, producing the protein MAKKTEQGELVVARNRKARHDYHIEDTYEAGLALMGTEVKALRMGRASLVDGFAIFYGDELWLEGVHIPEYVQGTWTNHTPRRRRKLLLHRAELDKIMVKAQGSGRTIVPLSLYFKNGRVKVEIALATGKKAYDKRHTLRERQDRREAERAMSDQFKRRR; encoded by the coding sequence ATGGCCAAGAAGACCGAGCAGGGCGAGCTCGTCGTCGCGCGCAACCGCAAGGCACGCCACGACTACCACATCGAGGACACCTACGAGGCGGGTCTCGCCCTCATGGGGACCGAGGTCAAGGCGCTGCGCATGGGCCGGGCCAGCCTCGTCGACGGCTTCGCGATCTTCTACGGCGACGAGCTGTGGCTCGAGGGCGTGCACATCCCCGAGTACGTCCAGGGCACGTGGACCAACCACACGCCGCGCCGCCGCCGCAAGCTCCTGCTCCACCGGGCCGAGCTCGACAAGATCATGGTCAAGGCGCAGGGGAGCGGGCGGACCATCGTGCCGCTGTCGCTGTACTTCAAGAACGGCCGGGTCAAGGTCGAGATCGCCCTTGCGACGGGTAAGAAGGCCTACGACAAGCGGCACACGCTGCGCGAGCGGCAGGACCGCCGCGAGGCCGAGCGGGCGATGTCCGACCAGTTCAAGCGTCGCCGCTAG
- a CDS encoding M23 family metallopeptidase, whose protein sequence is MPRPARRLVSRRARALTGAALVVCLASGAGYAFAADPDPQDQKKAVDGKLSDARVDLHETSQDLVSAYTRLKSTRAKLPGARSAAKAAEDAETTAKGEYDDAVAAYDLAKANEDKAEKDLKETSSKITSSRRAVAGFAGEVYQQQGLGSMSVAVGSEDPGAFVDKMIMAESVGDTQSSALEELSTSRANLVSTGDKLSALRKKTSDAKATKESKLSAARTASDRADRKQRTLETLESDQTSAAADLRDAKREDQRQVDSLQAQSDKLTKILEERARKQRIREAAIRKAREEQAQREADARARAARSAPSTDTTSDDTSSDSGGASAPDPNPPAPTSSGVLQAPSNAPVSSEFGLRFHPIHQTWRLHAGRDYAGACGSPVYAADSGTIISALPPSSTGGYGNQIVIDHGVKRGTSLATTYNHLQSFAVRSGHVSRGQVIGYVGTTGTSTGCHLHFETRANGTPVDPRGWL, encoded by the coding sequence ATGCCTCGCCCTGCCCGTCGCCTTGTCTCTCGCCGAGCCCGCGCCCTCACCGGTGCGGCCCTCGTCGTGTGCCTCGCGTCCGGTGCGGGCTACGCCTTCGCCGCGGACCCCGACCCGCAGGACCAGAAGAAGGCCGTCGACGGCAAGCTCTCCGACGCCCGCGTCGACCTGCACGAGACCTCGCAGGACCTCGTCAGCGCCTACACCCGCCTGAAGTCGACCCGGGCCAAGCTGCCCGGCGCCCGCAGTGCCGCCAAGGCCGCGGAGGACGCCGAGACGACGGCGAAGGGGGAGTACGACGACGCGGTCGCCGCCTACGACCTCGCCAAGGCCAACGAGGACAAGGCGGAGAAGGACCTCAAGGAGACCAGCTCCAAGATCACCAGCTCCCGGCGCGCGGTCGCCGGCTTCGCTGGCGAGGTCTACCAGCAGCAGGGTCTGGGCAGCATGTCGGTGGCCGTGGGCAGCGAGGACCCGGGCGCCTTCGTCGACAAGATGATCATGGCCGAGTCCGTCGGCGACACGCAGAGCTCGGCTCTCGAGGAGCTGAGCACCTCGAGAGCCAACCTCGTCTCGACCGGCGACAAGCTGTCGGCCCTGCGCAAGAAGACCAGTGACGCCAAGGCGACCAAGGAGAGCAAGCTCTCCGCCGCCCGCACCGCGAGCGACCGCGCCGACCGCAAGCAGCGCACTCTCGAGACCCTCGAGAGCGACCAGACGAGCGCCGCCGCCGACCTGCGCGACGCGAAGCGCGAGGACCAGCGGCAGGTCGACAGCCTCCAGGCGCAGTCGGACAAGCTCACCAAGATCCTCGAGGAGCGGGCCCGCAAGCAGCGCATCCGCGAGGCCGCGATCCGCAAGGCCCGCGAGGAGCAGGCCCAGCGCGAGGCCGATGCCCGGGCCCGTGCCGCACGGTCGGCACCCTCGACCGACACGACCTCCGACGACACGAGTTCCGACTCCGGGGGCGCCTCGGCGCCCGACCCCAACCCGCCGGCCCCGACGAGCAGCGGTGTCCTCCAGGCGCCGAGCAATGCCCCGGTGAGCTCGGAGTTCGGCCTGCGCTTCCACCCGATCCACCAGACCTGGCGCCTGCACGCCGGCCGTGACTACGCGGGGGCGTGCGGTTCGCCGGTCTACGCCGCCGACAGCGGCACGATCATCTCCGCCCTGCCGCCGAGCTCGACCGGTGGCTACGGCAACCAGATCGTCATCGACCACGGCGTCAAGCGGGGCACCTCGCTCGCGACGACCTACAACCACCTGCAGTCCTTCGCGGTCCGCAGCGGTCACGTCTCGCGCGGCCAGGTCATCGGCTACGTCGGCACGACCGGCACGTCCACCGGCTGCCACCTGCACTTCGAGACCCGGGCCAACGGCACCCCGGTCGACCCCCGCGGCTGGCTCTGA
- the ftsX gene encoding permease-like cell division protein FtsX, protein MKPSVFADAWDGLRRNKSIAVSVILVTMISLYLLGVGLLAQRQVDAMKGYWYDRVQVSVYMCTDTSAQPNCSTGAATQDQKESVAAQLEEMRPLVKDVYYESEEEAYKRFKQDYKNSPLAGHIRVGDIPPSYRVQLSDPEEFETVASAFEGAPGVASVPNLREVFSPLFRAINIITAVMVGLAALTLVSAVLLMATTIRQAAFTRRREIAIMKLVGASNRTIRTPFIIETVASGLIGAVMAIGLLWVSAWALFDRYLLQENSGTAFISSNDVWVIAPFLLVGVVVLAVGTSTVTLWRYLKV, encoded by the coding sequence ATGAAGCCCTCCGTCTTCGCCGACGCCTGGGACGGCCTGCGGCGCAACAAGTCGATCGCCGTGTCGGTGATCCTCGTGACCATGATCTCGCTCTACCTCCTCGGCGTCGGCCTGCTCGCGCAGCGCCAGGTCGATGCGATGAAGGGCTACTGGTACGACCGCGTGCAGGTCTCGGTCTACATGTGCACCGACACCAGCGCGCAGCCCAACTGCTCGACCGGCGCGGCCACCCAGGACCAGAAGGAGTCCGTCGCCGCCCAGCTCGAGGAGATGCGCCCGCTCGTCAAGGACGTCTACTACGAGTCCGAGGAGGAGGCGTACAAGCGCTTCAAGCAGGACTACAAGAACTCCCCGCTCGCCGGTCACATCCGCGTCGGTGACATCCCGCCGAGCTATCGCGTGCAGCTGTCCGACCCCGAGGAGTTCGAGACCGTCGCCTCGGCCTTCGAGGGCGCCCCGGGTGTGGCGAGCGTGCCCAACCTGCGCGAGGTCTTCTCCCCGCTCTTCCGGGCGATCAACATCATCACCGCCGTCATGGTCGGGCTCGCGGCACTGACCCTCGTCTCCGCCGTGCTGCTCATGGCGACGACCATCCGGCAGGCGGCCTTCACCCGTCGCCGCGAGATCGCGATCATGAAGCTCGTGGGTGCGTCGAACCGCACCATCCGCACACCCTTCATCATCGAGACGGTCGCGTCGGGCCTCATCGGGGCGGTGATGGCGATCGGCCTGCTCTGGGTGTCGGCCTGGGCCCTCTTCGACAGATATCTCCTGCAGGAGAACTCCGGGACGGCGTTCATCTCGTCCAACGACGTGTGGGTCATCGCCCCCTTCCTGCTCGTCGGCGTCGTCGTCCTGGCGGTCGGCACGTCGACCGTCACCCTCTGGCGCTATCTCAAGGTCTGA
- the ftsE gene encoding cell division ATP-binding protein FtsE, with protein sequence MIRFENVTKRYPNQSHPALDEIDLNIDRGEFVFIVGASGSGKSTLMRLAIREEVVTSGRLLVGGHDLRRMPQRKVPQLRRQVGTIFQDFRLLPNKTVQQNVAFALQVIGRPRRAIRALVPETLELVGLAGMEKRMPHELSGGEQQRVAIARAVVNKPPVLLADEPTGNLDPATSLEIVKLLRRIHDSGTTIVMATHDNVIVDEMQKRVVELEDGIIIRDEEGGSYVPKVVDSRDRDEREAERHDDHHDEGEVPPPDDRPIGEVHAMDDWDDDAEDLLR encoded by the coding sequence ATGATCCGTTTCGAGAACGTCACCAAGAGATATCCCAACCAGAGTCACCCCGCGCTCGACGAGATCGATCTCAACATCGACCGCGGGGAGTTCGTCTTCATCGTCGGTGCCAGCGGCTCGGGCAAGTCCACGCTCATGCGCCTGGCGATCCGCGAGGAGGTCGTCACCTCCGGGCGTCTGCTCGTCGGCGGCCACGACCTGCGCCGCATGCCGCAGCGCAAGGTGCCGCAGTTGCGCCGCCAGGTGGGCACGATCTTCCAGGACTTCCGCCTGCTGCCCAACAAGACCGTGCAGCAAAACGTCGCCTTCGCCCTGCAGGTCATCGGCCGCCCGCGCCGCGCGATCCGCGCCCTCGTCCCCGAGACCCTCGAGCTCGTCGGCCTCGCCGGGATGGAGAAGCGCATGCCGCACGAGCTCTCCGGTGGTGAGCAGCAGCGCGTCGCGATCGCCCGTGCGGTGGTCAACAAGCCGCCGGTGCTCCTCGCCGACGAGCCCACGGGCAACCTCGACCCCGCGACAAGCCTCGAGATCGTCAAGCTGCTGCGTCGCATCCACGACTCCGGCACGACGATCGTCATGGCCACGCACGACAACGTGATCGTCGACGAGATGCAGAAGCGGGTCGTCGAGCTCGAGGACGGCATCATCATCCGCGACGAGGAGGGCGGCAGCTACGTGCCCAAGGTCGTCGACTCCCGTGACCGCGACGAGCGTGAGGCCGAGCGCCACGACGACCACCACGACGAAGGGGAGGTCCCGCCTCCCGACGACCGCCCGATCGGTGAGGTGCATGCGATGGACGACTGGGACGACGACGCGGAGGACCTGCTGCGATGA
- a CDS encoding contact-dependent growth inhibition system immunity protein, translating into MDLELEYPALADLLTGGFNQDYEDIFGDAEDVIAMYTADPVFCARVPREVDQLLSTNAEVPLDAVLAALHNGYAYEAHGQTGRDFLGMVAERALERAVVPVAPYSDLVGQQVSAVVEGPPVGVVVGDTVVVFTSGMMCSASGGRGLTDVDQARLAIGQPVLWVGESNGRISIATPRVRMFTPAGPDAPEPSFEIRQSAGQGLLRREADNR; encoded by the coding sequence ATGGATCTTGAGCTCGAGTACCCGGCGCTGGCCGACCTGCTGACGGGCGGCTTCAACCAGGACTACGAAGACATCTTCGGCGATGCGGAGGACGTCATCGCCATGTACACGGCGGACCCGGTGTTCTGCGCGCGGGTGCCTCGGGAGGTCGATCAACTGCTCTCGACCAACGCAGAGGTGCCCCTCGACGCGGTGCTTGCAGCCTTGCACAACGGGTACGCATACGAGGCCCACGGCCAGACCGGCCGAGACTTCCTTGGCATGGTCGCCGAGCGGGCTCTGGAGCGCGCGGTCGTCCCGGTCGCCCCGTATTCAGATCTGGTGGGTCAGCAGGTCAGCGCGGTGGTGGAGGGCCCGCCGGTGGGCGTGGTCGTCGGTGACACGGTGGTCGTTTTCACCTCCGGGATGATGTGCTCTGCGTCTGGGGGACGTGGTCTCACCGATGTCGACCAGGCACGTCTCGCGATCGGCCAGCCCGTGTTGTGGGTGGGGGAGAGCAACGGCAGGATCAGCATTGCCACGCCCCGGGTGCGGATGTTCACGCCAGCGGGTCCGGACGCGCCGGAGCCGTCCTTCGAGATCCGGCAGTCCGCGGGACAAGGGCTCCTGCGAAGGGAGGCGGACAACCGGTGA
- a CDS encoding contact-dependent growth inhibition system immunity protein translates to MSLEEKYPALRNLMSAGFNQDFWDIDGSPEGVVSAFTHNPLFCARIPGEVERLLSEFRGEDLDDALTAMGNTYDYTEDGLTASQWLTAVADQVRSEVPDVAYVDVLWGRTITTVEWQGPVALVSDGVRVVFESGVSFYAADDGGTSGPGEAAPGLQRLVGESILTAYVADQRLRLGTANVALVSEPSEGAAGWRIELDPVTS, encoded by the coding sequence ATGTCACTGGAGGAGAAGTACCCCGCGCTGCGGAACCTGATGTCTGCCGGGTTCAACCAGGACTTCTGGGACATCGACGGGTCGCCCGAGGGCGTCGTCAGTGCCTTCACCCACAACCCCCTCTTCTGCGCCCGCATCCCCGGGGAGGTCGAGCGCCTCCTGTCAGAGTTTCGTGGCGAGGACCTGGACGACGCTCTCACGGCCATGGGCAACACCTACGACTACACCGAGGACGGCCTCACCGCGTCCCAGTGGCTGACTGCCGTCGCCGACCAGGTGAGGTCCGAAGTGCCCGATGTCGCCTACGTCGACGTGCTCTGGGGGAGGACGATCACCACCGTGGAGTGGCAGGGTCCGGTGGCCTTGGTCTCCGACGGTGTACGAGTGGTCTTCGAGTCGGGCGTGAGTTTCTACGCGGCTGATGATGGCGGGACTTCCGGCCCGGGTGAAGCAGCGCCAGGGCTGCAGCGTCTCGTCGGTGAGTCGATCTTGACCGCCTACGTGGCCGATCAGCGGTTGCGGCTCGGCACGGCCAACGTTGCGCTGGTCAGCGAGCCGTCGGAAGGGGCTGCCGGGTGGAGGATCGAACTCGATCCGGTCACCTCGTGA
- a CDS encoding RNase A-like domain-containing protein produces MGSSPRCVMRAMRLRWSTDHQGAAWTRRGRPSRRRPSVVRPGTSCSTPGAGRGRRAASGPSWVSGAWRRGETGRHVPKKSDDVSEVSGSKVVIVKDPNMPKGYRILTSHPTPWRGCTCHWRRSTPRCGT; encoded by the coding sequence ATGGGGAGTTCTCCCCGCTGCGTGATGCGCGCGATGCGCCTACGGTGGTCGACGGACCATCAGGGGGCGGCATGGACCCGAAGGGGACGGCCGTCAAGGCGACGGCCATCAGTCGTGAGGCCTGGGACGTCGTGCTCGACGCCGGGCGCCGGCCGGGGGCGTCGAGCGGCGTCTGGGCCGAGCTGGGTGAGCGGGGCATGGCGAAGGGGCGAGACCGGTCGACATGTCCCGAAGAAGAGCGACGACGTGTCCGAGGTCAGCGGCAGCAAGGTCGTGATCGTCAAGGATCCCAACATGCCCAAGGGCTACCGGATCCTGACCTCCCATCCCACACCGTGGAGAGGTTGCACATGTCACTGGAGGAGAAGTACCCCGCGCTGCGGAACCTGA
- the prfB gene encoding peptide chain release factor 2, with protein sequence MAVDFETEIKHLRTTMGSVREVSDVPALEAQIAELEQQAAAPDLWDDPESAQVVTSKLSRANAELDRINAMDARIDDLEALVELGTEEGDADTLTEAEGELAKVAKAVGQLEVRTLLSGEYDEREAVVTIRAGAGGVDAADFAEMLMRMYLRWAERHGYPTKVMDTSYAEEAGLKSATFEVNVPYAYGNLSVEGGTHRLVRISPFDNQGRRQTSFAAVEVIPLIEGTDSIEIPDNELKIDVFRSSGPGGQSVNTTDSAVRMTHIPTGIVVSMQNEKSQIQNRAAALRVMQSRLLLQKKAEEAAERKELAGDVKASWGDQMRSYVLNPYQMVKDLRTEHETGNPSAVFDGDIDGFIEAGIRWRIEQAKSED encoded by the coding sequence GTGGCTGTCGACTTCGAGACCGAGATCAAGCACCTGCGCACGACCATGGGGTCGGTGCGGGAGGTGTCCGACGTCCCTGCCCTCGAGGCGCAGATCGCGGAGCTCGAGCAGCAGGCCGCCGCCCCCGACCTCTGGGACGACCCCGAGTCCGCCCAGGTCGTCACCTCCAAGCTCTCCCGGGCGAACGCCGAGCTCGACCGGATCAATGCGATGGACGCGCGCATCGACGACCTCGAGGCGCTCGTCGAGCTCGGGACCGAGGAGGGCGACGCCGACACCCTCACCGAGGCCGAGGGTGAGTTGGCCAAGGTCGCCAAGGCGGTCGGCCAGCTCGAGGTGCGCACTCTGCTGTCTGGCGAGTACGACGAGCGCGAGGCCGTCGTGACGATCCGCGCCGGCGCCGGTGGCGTCGACGCCGCCGACTTCGCTGAGATGCTCATGCGCATGTACCTGCGCTGGGCCGAGCGCCACGGCTACCCGACGAAGGTCATGGACACCTCCTACGCCGAGGAGGCGGGCCTGAAGTCGGCCACCTTCGAGGTCAACGTCCCCTACGCCTACGGCAACCTCTCGGTCGAAGGGGGGACCCACCGTCTGGTGCGCATCTCTCCCTTCGACAACCAGGGCCGGCGCCAGACCTCCTTCGCCGCGGTCGAGGTCATCCCGCTCATCGAGGGCACCGACTCCATCGAGATCCCGGACAACGAGCTGAAGATCGACGTCTTCCGCTCCTCCGGTCCCGGCGGCCAGTCGGTCAACACGACCGACTCCGCCGTGCGCATGACGCACATCCCGACGGGCATCGTCGTGTCGATGCAGAACGAGAAGTCGCAGATCCAGAACCGCGCCGCCGCGCTGCGCGTCATGCAGTCGCGACTGCTCCTGCAGAAGAAGGCCGAGGAGGCCGCCGAGCGCAAGGAACTGGCCGGCGACGTCAAGGCCAGCTGGGGCGACCAGATGCGCTCGTACGTCCTCAACCCCTACCAGATGGTCAAGGACCTGCGGACCGAGCACGAGACCGGCAACCCCTCCGCCGTCTTCGACGGTGACATCGACGGCTTCATCGAGGCCGGCATCCGCTGGCGCATCGAGCAGGCCAAGTCCGAGGACTGA